A single genomic interval of Microbacterium hydrocarbonoxydans harbors:
- a CDS encoding exonuclease domain-containing protein, translating to MPPAPASPSWITRVGVFDLETTGVDVEHDRVVTAHVGLLDAEGREIAARDWLADPGIDIPAGATAVHGVTTQHARRLGRPAAEVVDQVTSALRSLLSQGVPIVAYNAAYDFSLLAHEARRHGVVPLEDPSPIIDPHVIDKAYDRYRPGKRTLQAVAALYAVRLEDAHEAAADAVAAGRVAQALARQFVLPETLAELHTRQIGWARSQAESLTEYFIRIGRLEPEERLDGTWPVRRHRTQEGADPHAVPNS from the coding sequence ATGCCGCCGGCCCCCGCTTCCCCCTCCTGGATCACGCGCGTCGGCGTGTTCGACCTGGAGACCACCGGGGTCGATGTGGAGCACGACCGCGTCGTGACCGCCCATGTCGGGCTGCTCGATGCGGAAGGGCGCGAGATCGCAGCGCGTGATTGGCTCGCGGATCCGGGGATCGACATCCCCGCCGGGGCGACGGCCGTGCACGGCGTCACCACACAGCACGCGCGTCGTCTCGGCCGTCCGGCCGCCGAGGTCGTCGACCAGGTCACCTCAGCCCTGCGCTCACTGCTGTCGCAGGGGGTCCCGATCGTCGCGTACAACGCTGCCTACGACTTCTCGCTTCTCGCGCACGAGGCCCGCCGCCACGGCGTGGTTCCGTTGGAAGACCCTTCGCCGATCATCGATCCGCACGTCATCGACAAGGCTTATGACCGGTACCGGCCGGGTAAACGCACACTGCAGGCGGTCGCCGCGCTGTACGCCGTCCGTCTCGAGGACGCGCACGAGGCTGCGGCGGACGCCGTCGCGGCCGGCCGGGTCGCCCAGGCGCTCGCGAGGCAGTTCGTGCTGCCCGAGACGCTCGCCGAGCTCCACACCCGCCAGATCGGGTGGGCGCGGTCGCAGGCCGAGAGCCTCACGGAGTACTTCATCCGCATCGGACGTCTGGAGCCGGAGGAGCGCCTCGACGGCACCTGGCCGGTCCGGAGGCACCGCACACAGGAGGGGGCGGATCCACATGCGGTTCCGAACTCGTGA
- a CDS encoding helix-turn-helix domain-containing protein, producing MRFRTRDITRVESTWKQFVPSAVLHDVDPTSFLFDWHSADLGGVSMVRYDLAAEVRSTAEPQEQLLVCRVDGPEARVYSDRGDLDARSPWISEGQRVHAHWEGGARVTALVFERKALERQARRISGDDSLSVRVRDLSPRSAHAAAAWDRMFAYIEQSALTLADNSSDELLRAELARHSAATTLAAFAVADRLERHRPAQAAPAPATVRRALQYIAENAHSPITVDDVATAVHISTRGLQYAFRRALDVTPAESLRQARLDGAHRDLRSGTPVTVSAVARRWGFSHPSRFAAAYRESFGVLPSVTAAKHRR from the coding sequence ATGCGGTTCCGAACTCGTGACATCACCCGCGTCGAGAGCACCTGGAAGCAGTTCGTCCCGTCGGCGGTGTTGCACGACGTCGATCCGACGAGCTTCCTGTTCGACTGGCACTCCGCGGATCTGGGCGGGGTGAGCATGGTGCGCTACGACCTCGCGGCAGAGGTGCGTTCGACGGCGGAACCCCAGGAGCAGCTTCTCGTCTGCAGGGTCGACGGTCCCGAGGCGCGCGTGTACTCCGATCGCGGCGACCTCGACGCGCGTAGCCCCTGGATCTCGGAGGGTCAACGGGTACACGCGCACTGGGAAGGCGGCGCCCGGGTGACGGCCCTGGTCTTCGAGCGCAAGGCACTGGAGCGACAGGCCAGACGGATCAGCGGCGACGACTCCCTGTCGGTTCGAGTCCGCGACCTCTCGCCCCGCTCCGCGCACGCTGCCGCCGCGTGGGATCGGATGTTCGCGTACATCGAGCAGAGCGCGCTGACGCTCGCCGACAACAGTTCGGACGAGCTACTGCGCGCCGAACTCGCCCGTCACTCTGCTGCCACGACCCTGGCAGCCTTCGCGGTCGCTGATCGGCTCGAGCGGCATCGACCGGCTCAGGCGGCACCCGCGCCGGCGACTGTACGGCGCGCGCTGCAATACATCGCCGAGAATGCCCACAGCCCGATCACGGTCGATGATGTCGCCACTGCTGTCCACATCTCGACCCGCGGACTGCAGTATGCATTCCGACGCGCACTCGATGTCACGCCGGCGGAATCACTCAGACAGGCTCGCCTCGACGGCGCCCACCGCGACCTGCGATCGGGCACCCCGGTGACGGTGTCCGCAGTGGCACGGCGGTGGGGTTTTTCACACCCTTCCCGCTTCGCCGCCGCCTATCGGGAGAGCTTCGGCGTGCTTCCTTCTGTGACGGCCGCGAAGCACCGGCGATGA
- a CDS encoding glycosyltransferase family 2 protein — protein sequence MTEMTAQARSDEGRGAGEGSGAATAPSSILTTSVVIPVKDDAPLLARCLERLRAQNRPADEIIVIDNDSSDASAAVARDAGARVLFCADPGISAAAATGYDAAAGDLILRLDADCEPDPDWVDTVTAAFAEDAGVSALTGRARFTDGPPALRVPLARLYLGAYTTLMGVTLGHPPLFGSNLAFRRDAWRAIRDEVHRDPELHDDLDLAFHLGAEHRIALLPGTTMGMSMRPFTAGSFGRRVHRGFRSVVVHWPHDFPPFRWRRLIARRLRRQRRRADAR from the coding sequence ATGACCGAGATGACAGCGCAGGCGAGGAGTGACGAGGGGCGAGGCGCTGGCGAGGGCAGCGGCGCCGCGACTGCTCCGTCGAGCATCCTGACGACATCGGTGGTCATCCCGGTGAAGGATGATGCCCCGCTGCTCGCCCGCTGCCTCGAGCGGTTGCGTGCGCAGAATCGGCCCGCTGACGAGATCATCGTGATCGACAACGACTCCTCGGATGCGTCGGCCGCCGTGGCGCGCGATGCCGGAGCGCGCGTGCTGTTCTGCGCCGATCCTGGAATCTCGGCAGCCGCGGCGACCGGCTACGACGCGGCTGCCGGAGACCTGATCCTTCGACTGGACGCCGACTGCGAGCCCGACCCGGACTGGGTGGACACGGTCACGGCCGCGTTCGCGGAGGATGCCGGAGTATCAGCCCTCACTGGTCGGGCGCGGTTCACCGATGGTCCGCCGGCGCTGCGGGTGCCGCTCGCCAGGCTCTACCTCGGCGCCTACACGACGTTGATGGGAGTCACGCTCGGGCATCCGCCTCTCTTCGGTTCGAATCTCGCCTTCCGTCGGGACGCGTGGCGTGCCATCCGTGACGAAGTGCATCGCGATCCCGAGCTCCACGACGACCTCGATCTCGCCTTCCATCTGGGCGCGGAGCACCGTATCGCCCTCCTTCCGGGGACGACCATGGGGATGTCGATGAGGCCTTTCACGGCGGGGAGCTTCGGTCGCCGCGTGCACCGTGGCTTTCGGAGCGTGGTCGTCCACTGGCCGCACGACTTTCCTCCGTTCCGCTGGAGGCGGCTGATCGCTCGCCGTCTCCGACGACAGCGGCGACGAGCGGACGCCCGGTGA
- a CDS encoding endonuclease/exonuclease/phosphatase family protein has product MSSALIGPAHPPDLHLMSFNLRRAMDGRLLPRRERWSVRSPAVGAVLHTELPTVLGLQEALPRSVRVVMDALGPQQRVIGHGRGRAGRGEGTPLVYDAERLDMEFWEQRALSDHPDVPGSRTWGNLIPRTLVRAGFRDTATGQRFVVINTHLDPFSARSRRRSAEAIARLTAASELPVIVLGDFNADLGATSLRPLFAAGAVSDSWVSAQRRLTPEWGSFVGGHGPRLRGRRIDGVLTTRDVSVRAIGLNTRTMDGIRPSDHLPVQALVRLPEEGA; this is encoded by the coding sequence GTGAGCAGCGCACTGATCGGACCTGCGCACCCGCCGGATCTGCACCTCATGTCGTTCAACCTCCGCCGCGCCATGGACGGGCGGCTTCTGCCGAGGCGTGAACGGTGGAGCGTCCGCTCGCCGGCTGTCGGCGCAGTTCTCCACACCGAACTTCCCACCGTGCTGGGTCTGCAGGAGGCCCTCCCCCGATCCGTGCGCGTGGTCATGGACGCTCTCGGCCCGCAACAGCGTGTGATCGGACACGGGCGAGGAAGGGCCGGAAGAGGCGAGGGCACCCCGCTGGTCTACGACGCCGAGCGGCTCGACATGGAGTTCTGGGAGCAGCGCGCGCTCTCGGACCACCCTGACGTCCCGGGTTCTCGGACGTGGGGCAACCTGATTCCACGGACGCTCGTGCGGGCCGGGTTCCGTGACACGGCCACCGGCCAGCGATTCGTCGTGATCAACACGCATCTCGATCCCTTCTCCGCCCGGTCTCGCCGCCGCTCGGCTGAGGCGATCGCCAGGCTGACAGCGGCCAGCGAGCTGCCCGTGATCGTGCTCGGCGACTTCAACGCCGATCTCGGCGCGACGTCGCTGCGGCCGCTGTTCGCCGCCGGTGCGGTCAGCGATTCCTGGGTGTCGGCACAGCGACGACTCACCCCGGAATGGGGGTCGTTCGTCGGAGGCCACGGTCCCCGGCTGCGCGGTCGCCGTATCGATGGAGTGCTGACGACGCGCGACGTCAGCGTGCGCGCGATCGGCTTGAACACGCGGACCATGGACGGCATCCGTCCTTCGGATCACCTCCCGGTGCAGGCTCTCGTCCGTCTCCCTGAGGAGGGTGCGTGA
- a CDS encoding GntR family transcriptional regulator, with product MVSTLSMGNDRGPVSGARPLTMHPAGAPLSSIVFRHVGAQIAEGVLPPGLPIDDRIIGDELGVSRTPVREGLQRLERIGLVEFSPGRFTRVTPLTAQDVQDWYVFAGTQVVALIDAVVANLEESIRLHAASIVDEVARHVDEPEHFTRSYLTLYNYLLAQGGTSVHRTILGETTFALARALRAGTHDADTSGLTAQHLRLLGDALRSGDRDLAVDSARAVHLALGRTTEGGRRTP from the coding sequence GTGGTATCGACGCTCAGCATGGGGAACGACCGTGGCCCGGTCTCCGGGGCACGCCCTCTGACGATGCACCCCGCGGGCGCCCCGCTCTCGTCGATCGTCTTCCGACATGTCGGAGCGCAGATCGCAGAGGGAGTGCTGCCGCCCGGACTCCCGATCGATGACCGCATCATCGGCGACGAGCTGGGAGTGTCTCGGACACCTGTCAGGGAAGGGCTGCAACGACTGGAGCGGATCGGACTGGTCGAGTTCTCCCCGGGGCGGTTCACGCGTGTGACACCGCTGACCGCACAGGATGTCCAGGACTGGTACGTGTTCGCCGGAACCCAGGTCGTCGCCCTGATCGACGCTGTCGTGGCGAACCTGGAGGAATCGATCCGCCTGCACGCCGCGAGCATCGTGGACGAGGTGGCACGCCACGTCGATGAACCCGAGCACTTCACGCGCTCCTACCTGACCCTCTACAACTACCTGCTCGCGCAGGGCGGCACGTCCGTGCACCGAACCATCCTCGGTGAAACCACGTTCGCTCTCGCCCGGGCTCTTCGCGCCGGGACCCACGACGCCGACACGAGCGGGCTCACCGCTCAGCACCTCCGGCTACTCGGAGACGCCCTCCGTTCCGGCGACAGGGACCTTGCCGTGGACAGCGCCCGCGCTGTCCATCTCGCCCTCGGGCGGACGACAGAGGGCGGGCGGAGAACCCCGTGA
- a CDS encoding gamma carbonic anhydrase family protein produces the protein MSIAAGASVLALQAKTPSISEATFVADGARIIGDVSLAAGASVWYNAVLRGDSAAIMIGPGSNVQDNVSVHVDSGHPVRVGAKVSIGHNAVVHGCTVGDGSLIGMGAVILSGAVIGSGCLIAGGAVVLGGTEVPDGSLVAGVPAKVRRALSDEERAGLIANADIYLQHLRTHADAKPV, from the coding sequence ATGAGCATCGCTGCAGGAGCATCCGTACTCGCCCTTCAGGCAAAGACCCCGTCGATCTCCGAAGCCACGTTCGTCGCCGACGGCGCACGCATCATCGGAGACGTCTCGCTGGCTGCAGGAGCGAGCGTCTGGTACAACGCCGTCCTCCGCGGCGATTCGGCAGCCATCATGATCGGCCCTGGCAGCAACGTGCAGGACAACGTCTCGGTGCACGTCGACTCCGGCCATCCCGTCCGAGTGGGGGCGAAGGTCTCGATCGGCCACAACGCCGTGGTGCACGGATGCACGGTCGGCGACGGCTCGCTCATCGGCATGGGCGCGGTGATCCTCAGCGGTGCGGTGATCGGATCCGGATGCTTGATCGCCGGTGGTGCGGTCGTCTTGGGCGGCACCGAGGTGCCGGACGGATCGCTGGTGGCCGGCGTGCCGGCGAAGGTGCGTCGCGCGCTGAGCGACGAGGAGCGCGCAGGTCTCATCGCGAACGCCGACATCTATCTGCAGCACCTGCGCACGCATGCCGATGCGAAGCCGGTCTGA
- a CDS encoding Dps family protein has protein sequence MSKAQTVSTTASDPTVAAAAAQFLSPVVLGLQALTVNGKQAHWHVRGANFVGVHELLDTIVAHAGDFADTAAERIVALGLPIDARISAVAAKGGASSVPAGFTQSDELVRAVISDIDTILVDVKAAIDGLDEVDLTSQDVAIEIMRGLEKDRWFLVSHIAA, from the coding sequence ATGAGCAAGGCACAGACCGTTTCCACCACCGCCAGCGACCCGACCGTGGCAGCTGCAGCGGCACAGTTCCTCTCCCCCGTCGTCCTCGGACTCCAGGCGCTCACCGTCAACGGCAAGCAGGCCCACTGGCACGTCCGCGGAGCCAACTTCGTCGGTGTCCACGAGCTGCTCGACACGATCGTCGCCCACGCCGGTGACTTCGCCGACACGGCAGCCGAGCGCATCGTCGCTCTGGGCCTTCCGATCGACGCCCGCATCTCGGCCGTCGCCGCCAAGGGTGGCGCAAGCTCGGTGCCCGCCGGCTTCACCCAGTCCGACGAGCTGGTGCGCGCCGTGATCTCCGACATCGACACGATCCTGGTCGACGTGAAGGCCGCGATCGACGGCCTCGACGAGGTCGACCTCACGAGCCAGGACGTCGCCATCGAGATCATGCGCGGCCTCGAGAAGGACCGCTGGTTCCTCGTGTCGCACATCGCAGCCTGA
- a CDS encoding amidohydrolase: MDDEPVDVFIEDGRIADIAPVGALPSRGEVLDGQGAWAIPGLWDNHVHTVQWALATERVALGGAASAAEAAGIMAAAAPLPDGRKVGSGFRDAMWPDAPSLELLDRATGSVPTYLINADVHSTWLNSAALRLEGFASPDGMLREQDAFEISRRLNDVDPARQDSAVAAAGQRAASRGVTGLVDFDMGWNADAWPRRIAAGFASHRVEFAIYPFDLQRAIGAGLQTGELHEEPDAPEAGRGLIRVGPLKVISDGSLGTRTAACSHPYPGDPENFGVLTVPPAELTELLTTATGAGLAVAVHAIGDRAVTAALDAFTVSGAVGTIEHAQLVRHADLARFARLGVIASVQPQHALDDRDIVGRHWEGQTSIGYPLGALRDAGVELRFGSDAPVAALDPWQAMAAAVTRTDDDRAPWHPEERLTRAQALQASVRTALRPGELADIALCGFDPLAASGATLRAMPVAATLVEGRVTHTV, from the coding sequence ATGGACGACGAGCCAGTCGACGTGTTCATCGAGGACGGGCGGATCGCGGACATCGCCCCCGTCGGCGCGTTGCCCTCCCGTGGCGAAGTGCTCGACGGACAGGGCGCCTGGGCCATTCCGGGGCTCTGGGACAACCACGTGCACACCGTCCAGTGGGCGCTCGCGACCGAGCGGGTCGCACTGGGCGGCGCGGCGTCGGCTGCTGAGGCGGCCGGGATCATGGCGGCCGCCGCTCCGCTGCCGGACGGTCGCAAGGTCGGCAGCGGGTTCCGCGATGCGATGTGGCCGGATGCGCCGAGCCTCGAACTACTCGATCGGGCGACGGGGTCGGTGCCCACCTACCTCATCAACGCCGACGTGCACAGCACCTGGTTGAACTCGGCCGCGCTGCGACTCGAGGGGTTCGCCAGTCCGGACGGAATGCTGCGCGAGCAGGATGCATTCGAGATCTCCCGGCGGCTGAACGACGTAGACCCTGCTCGTCAGGACAGCGCCGTCGCGGCAGCCGGGCAGCGGGCGGCGTCCCGCGGGGTCACTGGTCTCGTGGACTTCGACATGGGATGGAATGCCGACGCCTGGCCGCGGCGCATCGCCGCGGGCTTCGCGTCTCATCGCGTCGAGTTCGCGATCTATCCGTTCGACCTGCAGCGCGCGATCGGCGCCGGCCTGCAGACGGGGGAGCTGCATGAGGAGCCGGATGCACCCGAGGCAGGACGTGGTCTGATCCGGGTGGGGCCGTTGAAGGTGATCAGCGATGGCTCGCTCGGTACGAGGACTGCGGCGTGCTCGCATCCGTATCCCGGCGACCCGGAGAACTTCGGTGTTCTCACGGTGCCGCCGGCCGAGCTGACCGAACTGCTGACCACTGCCACCGGCGCCGGGCTCGCGGTGGCGGTGCATGCGATCGGCGACCGTGCGGTGACGGCCGCGCTCGACGCGTTCACCGTCTCGGGAGCGGTCGGGACGATCGAGCACGCGCAGCTCGTCCGGCACGCGGACCTCGCCCGCTTCGCGCGGCTCGGGGTCATCGCGAGCGTCCAGCCTCAGCACGCGCTCGACGACCGCGACATCGTCGGACGGCACTGGGAGGGGCAGACGTCGATCGGCTACCCGCTGGGCGCGCTGCGCGATGCCGGTGTCGAGCTGCGGTTCGGGTCGGATGCTCCGGTCGCGGCCCTCGATCCGTGGCAGGCGATGGCGGCGGCGGTCACTCGCACTGACGACGACCGCGCGCCGTGGCACCCCGAGGAGCGACTCACCCGCGCTCAGGCACTCCAGGCGAGCGTACGGACGGCGCTGCGTCCCGGGGAGCTCGCGGACATCGCTCTCTGTGGGTTCGATCCGCTCGCGGCGTCGGGCGCGACTCTGAGGGCGATGCCCGTCGCGGCGACACTCGTCGAAGGCCGGGTCACTCACACGGTCTGA
- a CDS encoding FMN-binding negative transcriptional regulator — MRQNPSFTLADVTEIRRVIEGNPWATIVSAGDDGLVSSHYAVLLDESRDDLTIVGHVGRPDDLIHGLGEREIIIVFQGPHGYVSPSWYGDVQAVPTWNYIAVHLSGVPEILTEDENLAVLDRLVDRFEGRLPEPRRMWERPNDPAFVGRLATGTVGFRLTPTRVVAKRKLSQNKPAETVDTVIAELEGDGPYAQPALAAEMRRARDARPGAGR; from the coding sequence ATGCGTCAGAACCCCAGTTTCACGCTTGCGGATGTGACCGAGATCCGGCGGGTCATCGAGGGCAATCCGTGGGCGACGATCGTCAGCGCCGGTGACGACGGACTCGTGTCCTCGCACTACGCCGTGCTGCTCGACGAGAGCCGTGACGACCTCACGATCGTGGGGCATGTCGGACGACCGGACGACCTCATCCACGGCCTCGGAGAACGCGAGATCATCATCGTCTTCCAGGGTCCCCACGGCTACGTGTCGCCCAGTTGGTACGGCGACGTGCAGGCGGTCCCGACCTGGAACTACATCGCCGTACACCTGTCGGGCGTCCCCGAGATCCTCACCGAGGACGAGAACCTCGCCGTGCTCGATCGTCTCGTCGATCGGTTCGAGGGTCGACTGCCTGAGCCCCGACGTATGTGGGAGCGACCCAACGATCCCGCATTCGTCGGCCGGCTCGCCACGGGGACGGTCGGGTTCCGCCTCACGCCGACACGCGTGGTCGCGAAGCGCAAGCTCAGTCAGAACAAGCCAGCGGAGACGGTCGACACGGTGATCGCCGAGCTCGAGGGCGACGGCCCGTACGCCCAGCCCGCCCTTGCGGCCGAGATGCGTCGTGCCAGGGACGCCCGCCCGGGAGCCGGGCGGTGA
- a CDS encoding Fpg/Nei family DNA glycosylase, giving the protein MPEGHSVHRIARQFDRNFVGKVMSASSPQGRFAEGAAVLDGREAVSVHAVGKQMFLEAEGDLWLRVHLGLYGAWDFAGEILVDPTIASANGRMGQTNQRGTVIDDEILDAAGENSLSSIGAPRRTRVHVRMSEQTKGLADEGLEWPPPVVGQVRLRLMTDITAADLRGPTACVLQTTDEMLASVAKLGPDPLVGDPVQNEERFVQAVRKKPTVIALLLMDQAVVSGIGNVYRAEMLFRQRLNPHTPGRDVPEDVVRALWRDWVRLLAIGVETGQMMTMDDLSPEAYRAAMASRDDRHWVYHRAGLPCRVCGTEIALEEIGARKLYWCPRCQA; this is encoded by the coding sequence ATGCCCGAGGGGCATTCGGTACACCGGATCGCGCGGCAGTTCGATCGGAACTTCGTCGGCAAGGTGATGTCCGCGTCCAGCCCGCAGGGCCGGTTCGCCGAGGGCGCCGCCGTGCTCGACGGCCGAGAGGCAGTCAGCGTGCATGCCGTCGGTAAGCAGATGTTCCTCGAAGCCGAAGGCGACCTCTGGCTGCGCGTGCATCTCGGGCTCTACGGGGCGTGGGACTTCGCGGGCGAGATCCTGGTCGATCCGACCATCGCCTCGGCGAACGGTCGGATGGGGCAGACGAATCAGCGCGGCACCGTCATCGACGACGAGATCCTCGACGCCGCCGGCGAGAACTCACTCTCCTCGATCGGGGCCCCTCGTCGTACACGCGTCCATGTGCGCATGTCGGAGCAGACCAAAGGCCTCGCCGATGAGGGGCTCGAGTGGCCGCCGCCGGTCGTGGGACAGGTGCGACTGCGCCTGATGACCGACATCACCGCGGCCGACCTGCGCGGCCCGACGGCCTGCGTCCTCCAGACGACGGACGAGATGCTGGCCAGCGTCGCGAAGCTCGGCCCCGACCCGCTCGTCGGCGACCCGGTGCAGAACGAGGAACGATTCGTCCAGGCCGTGCGCAAGAAGCCGACGGTGATCGCGCTGCTCCTGATGGACCAGGCCGTCGTGAGCGGTATCGGGAACGTGTATCGCGCCGAGATGCTGTTCCGACAGCGGCTGAATCCGCATACGCCAGGGCGGGACGTGCCGGAGGATGTCGTGCGCGCACTCTGGCGCGACTGGGTCCGGCTGCTCGCCATCGGGGTCGAGACCGGTCAGATGATGACGATGGACGACCTCTCGCCCGAGGCGTACCGCGCCGCGATGGCGAGCCGCGACGACCGGCACTGGGTCTATCACCGTGCGGGTCTGCCGTGTCGGGTGTGCGGCACGGAGATCGCGCTCGAGGAGATCGGCGCCCGCAAGCTCTACTGGTGTCCGCGCTGCCAGGCGTGA
- a CDS encoding ribose-5-phosphate isomerase, whose translation MRIHIATDHAGLDFSTQLQDHLRGAGHDVVDHGPIEYDALDDYPAFCIRAAQAVVADQAAGVETLGVVFGGSGNGEQIAANKVEGVRAALVWNTSTAELARQHNDANVISIGARQHTFDEVTSFIDTFIATPFSHEERHVRRIGQIADFERDGSLLPDPRA comes from the coding sequence ATGCGCATCCATATCGCCACCGATCACGCGGGTCTCGACTTCTCGACGCAGCTGCAGGACCATCTGCGCGGCGCCGGTCACGACGTCGTGGACCACGGACCGATCGAGTACGACGCCCTCGACGACTACCCGGCGTTCTGCATCCGGGCCGCTCAGGCCGTGGTGGCCGACCAGGCGGCAGGGGTCGAGACGCTGGGCGTCGTGTTCGGGGGCTCGGGCAACGGCGAGCAGATCGCGGCGAACAAGGTCGAGGGAGTCCGCGCCGCGCTCGTATGGAACACATCGACGGCCGAGCTCGCGCGTCAGCACAACGACGCGAACGTGATCTCGATCGGCGCACGGCAGCACACCTTCGACGAGGTGACCTCGTTCATCGACACCTTCATCGCGACGCCGTTCTCGCATGAGGAGCGGCACGTACGCCGCATCGGACAGATCGCCGACTTCGAGCGCGACGGCTCGCTCCTCCCGGATCCGCGGGCCTGA
- a CDS encoding ferrochelatase: protein MTAIEPNHVLFASPAAAQGAPYVSTPTAYDGILLAGFGGPEGQDDVIPFLRNVTRGRGIPDERLEEVAHHYRHFGGVSPINGQNRILKEALEGELARRGIDLPVYWGNRNWSPYLEEVVTEAAADGNTTLLAFATSAYSSFSSCRQYREDFARVLQETNLGETVTIDKIRPFYDHPGFVESFETGVRDAVQTFLDQGIEPAEIQILFSTHSIPTADAERSGARDIDWGEGGAYAAQHLAVAAWVMDRVRESIPAASDVSWELVYQSRSGPASQPWLEPDVCDVIGELPARGRKAVAVVPVGFMSDHMEVLWDLDTEAAEAAEEAGLAFTRTPTPGVAPSFVTGIVDLIVERLEGRPNEERPHVTPLPGAFDVCRPGCCENVRAGFKPAAAGVAP from the coding sequence GTGACCGCGATCGAGCCGAACCACGTCCTCTTTGCCTCTCCCGCCGCTGCCCAGGGTGCACCGTATGTATCGACCCCCACGGCGTACGACGGCATCCTTCTCGCCGGGTTCGGAGGGCCCGAGGGACAGGATGACGTCATCCCGTTCTTGCGCAACGTCACACGCGGCCGCGGCATCCCCGACGAGCGTCTCGAAGAGGTCGCGCATCACTACCGGCACTTCGGCGGCGTGAGCCCGATCAACGGCCAGAACCGCATCCTCAAGGAGGCTCTGGAAGGTGAGTTGGCCCGTCGCGGCATCGATCTCCCCGTCTACTGGGGCAACCGCAACTGGAGCCCCTACCTCGAAGAGGTCGTGACCGAGGCCGCGGCCGACGGCAACACGACGCTGCTCGCCTTCGCCACCAGTGCCTACAGCTCCTTCTCGAGCTGCCGCCAGTACCGTGAGGACTTCGCACGCGTCCTGCAGGAGACGAACCTCGGCGAGACGGTGACCATCGACAAGATCCGCCCGTTCTACGACCACCCCGGCTTCGTCGAGTCGTTCGAGACCGGCGTGCGCGACGCCGTGCAGACGTTCCTCGACCAGGGCATCGAGCCCGCCGAGATCCAGATCCTGTTCTCGACGCACAGTATCCCGACCGCGGACGCCGAGCGATCGGGTGCTCGTGACATCGACTGGGGCGAGGGCGGCGCGTATGCCGCCCAGCACCTCGCGGTCGCGGCCTGGGTCATGGACCGCGTCAGGGAGAGCATCCCCGCGGCATCCGACGTGTCGTGGGAGCTGGTGTACCAGTCCCGTTCGGGCCCTGCCTCGCAGCCGTGGCTGGAACCCGACGTGTGCGACGTGATCGGCGAGCTCCCCGCCCGAGGTCGCAAGGCCGTCGCCGTCGTGCCGGTCGGATTCATGAGCGATCACATGGAAGTGCTCTGGGACCTCGACACCGAGGCGGCAGAGGCCGCGGAGGAGGCGGGTCTCGCCTTCACCCGCACCCCCACCCCCGGCGTCGCGCCGTCGTTCGTGACGGGCATCGTCGATCTGATCGTCGAGCGCCTCGAAGGCCGCCCCAACGAGGAGCGCCCTCATGTGACGCCGCTGCCCGGTGCTTTCGACGTGTGCCGCCCCGGCTGCTGTGAGAACGTCAGAGCCGGCTTCAAGCCCGCCGCAGCCGGCGTGGCTCCCTGA